DNA from Quercus lobata isolate SW786 chromosome 1, ValleyOak3.0 Primary Assembly, whole genome shotgun sequence:
CACGAACGAGCAAGTCGATTGCCACCAACGATGACATTAGTCACCacaaatcacaaccacaactaaaaccaaaaccatcaaaatcctccaacaaattttaaatttcaaaactgcaaataaaattaaaaaaaaaaaaaaaaaactaaatcctttaacaaaagagagattaaaagagagagatgattAAGAATCTGAGAACTTGGGTCGCCGTTGTGATGGGTCACGATTTTGGATTGCATCGTGGGTCGCTGTCGTGGGttgcttctttttcttggaTCACCTCTCCTTTAATCTAAGTTTGATCTCCACGacgagtgagagagagaatgatttccattgagagagaaaagaaaaagagagtgggagagaagaagaggaattgtTTGTCTAAGACCGAGTGagagcaagaagaaagaaagcgaataaaaaaaaaaagatttttttagcATTGGTGTTCATACACTTCTATCAGTAGAAGTGTGCGAACAcaaatgctaattttttttttttttttttaaacatttggcACACTTGATGAAATatggtttttggtgtttggtatgcTAAATGCTacaaatttagcatttagcataCTTGATGTTAATGTTCTTACAAAAAAAGTCTCATAGTTATcaaactctataaaaaaataaaacattaggAGGAGGAGGTttcttatacaaaaaaaaaaaatacataataaaaaataataaaaaattcaaccattaATTTGAGAACAACCTTTCTTGGCAAAAGCATTAGCACATCTGTTGGTTTCCAAAAGATACTTTTAACATCCTAGTTATGAAAAAGTTGGATGATATTCTTGGtcattatcaatcaattgtatTCGTATtcaaatgtttaatttaattaatcctTTAAAAACCACAATCATATCACAACAATCCAAGTACTCATTTGTGTTAGAATAATttaataaagtataaaataattacgttcataattttgttgtttaaataatttttgaagtattaagatcccttcaaattaaataattgttacaaaatatttatcCCACCACTAATTCTATTATCTTACGATTTATTTCTTCAATATGTTGTGAattaattcttcattttttatttgcaaGTAGTATTATCATTATATAAAGATTCTTATCAATCTTGATGAGATGTGTGTTTATGAGTGGAGTGTCAGAATTATAAGAGCAATATTGACAATTTCAACAATGTGAATGTGAGAGTGGTGTCACCTCTTATGAGAATTTATATCCTTAATAGTACTCTTAAAATTGAGATTAAGGCTGGGTTTGGAAATAGCTGAAAAAGCTTACTTATTTCAAGTTGGCCACATGACACACTAATTATTTGCAAGGCCCACTTGCTACTTTTTGAAGGGCAAAACGTCATTTGCAGGTGTTTGTGTCCTACTTGAATTACTTTttaaggtccgtttggattgaacttattgttactgaaattaaaaactgaaaactgaaaatattgtagaaaaataatttttaaatgtgtgaatagtaccatggatttatttttaatattttttagtacaTAAACAATGTTGTGAACAGTAATAAACAGTATGTAAACAGTGATTTTTGTCCTCTGTACAATGAACCCATGTGAAATTACTGTTTACatgcagagaaaaaaaaaagtgaaaaacgtGAAACACAGAAACGCTGGATGCAGACTCAATTATCAAACGCTCActtagtttactttttttaacACAGGCACCATTTGCGGGCCTCATAGGTCCCATACGacttttcttttactatttttttttttaaaatttatcatactttttgcaaaaaattaaacaaacagtTCCTAAACAAACCTTATGTATGGTGCTAAAACGTGCCGACTTGAAAACCTCATATTAACCCATTGATTGTTATGTGTGAGTTATACTTCTTTATTTCCTTTAGAGAATTGTATActactactatttttttagtaGAGATCATTGTCTAAGTGAAGCTTCAGTACAAAGTGCACATTCATGAGACATAACAATACCTCTTTTCCCAATATATTAAGTTattcctattattattatttttttctgttcACACTTTTAGTGTTgcaaaaatttattaagaagTATTATATCCCATTAAATTTagtaattacaaaatatttataccCCACTAACCTTGCTATCTTCtgatttatttcttaattaattatgttttaaattaattCCCAACTTGTAACTTGCAAATTATTTAATAGTGTAATGGGGAATCCTACCGCTCTTGAATGTGTATTTAGGATTTTATTCAAATGAACACACAGTTTTGAAGAGATAGATAGGATTTATGTGTATAGTGTAGATGTCTCGggtatgttataatttttttttttggacggAGAGGGGGGATCGAGGGGCGTTTATCTGTTGATGAAGCTTTTGCAATTTATAGTATATTGTAGACCCATATAGCCTATAGAATATCCATGTCTGGACTCTTTTGTTTATTGTGGTAGCACATTAGTGAGATGTTGCTCCGATTGAGACGTATGTTAAATATTCTATCATGGTGGCACAAAATgctttaaagaaattaaaatatatgtgccttaacttttttttgtttcgtTGCTTTTTTTGTAGTTcgttttttattatatatgtgccTTAACTAAGCCATATATTAGCGATATATATCTTATTAATTTACTAtatatcatgaatttaattttacttACCATATTTACTTTATTATCCATTTAAGATGGGAGAGACTTGCTTAGGGTGTTTTGGTGCAAATGAAATTAATGTTCCCATGAGGAAGAGTGATTTGATTCAAATCAGGTGACCGAAGAGAGAGGTATGGAAAGACCTAAAATAACACTAGTATAAGTATTCccatcagaaaagaaaaagaaaaagaaaaaacactagTATAAGtattgaaaaaacaaatgttAGTTACAAAGGTAACAAAGCCTATATTTCTGGATATGAAAGGATGATAgagaaaaatacatatatatgaaTGACTCTAATTAATATGTTGAAGATTCATAGTTgaccaaatatttataaatatttattgttgtatATTATTCATTTGAATGCATtccacaataaataaaaattcatattatttgttgtgaGTTTGTTATTGAAGATTGTTGAGTTACTTTATTCTTGTACAATCCAAAGAATCAAAAGTTTGTAAGATTTAGGTtctaattattttaaatgacccaatttaattttgctttttctttcttttgattttcacGATTTGATGCGgggtatataatatatatatatatatatagagagagagagagagagagagagagagagagagagagagaggaattcaattagaaaaccttgatatttaaaaaaaaaataaaaaaataaaaattctcattaaacgttttttctttttctttttcttttttggtttaattgaACTAATGCGATCAATGACAATTTgttatttatgatttgttgtgaaattattgtgaacatagcaatactctctctctctctctctctatatatatatatatatatatttttttttttccttctttttttttattgtagttAACTCATTtacgtaaatttttttttgtatgtatttatttatatttttgagttatttttgtgTGCTTCACAAGACTGCTACTAGAAGATTATGGAAAGCACTTGGCTAGACTTGCTAAGACCATATACGAAGCAATGGCAATGAAGCTCAAACTAGATGAAGAACAATCCAAGTCCAATCTATCAGAATCCACTGGTAACATACGTGTTTACCGTTATCCAAGCTGCTCTATACCAGACACTGCATGGGGAATTGATGTGCACACAGACAGCTCGGTATTGTCCATATTGTACGAATGTGAAGTGGGTGGACTTGAAGTCCTCAGAGACGATGAATGGTTCCAAGTAAAACCTATTTGCAACGCATTAATTGTCAATCTTGGAGATATGATGCAGGTCCTTATTGCATTAATTCAGATATTATATACAAATTACACTCGTTCATTCTATTCATTATATGTACATATATTTCTTCAGTTTTCATTGATGACTAAATTGATTGTAGGCAATAAGCAATGACAATTACAAGAGCGTGAAACACAGAGTTAAGCTGAACAAACATAAAGAACGGATTTCAATATGCTACTTTGTGTTCCCAGATGAAGATAGCGTGATTCGGAGCTCAAAATACAAACCTTTTACTTACAATGATTTCCGGGCACAAGTACAAGAAGACATTAAAACCCACGGGTTTAAGTTAGGCCTTGAAAGTTTCAAGCTTTCTGAGGCTTTGTAAGTATAATGGGCTTCAAAAATCCTTGTTTGTGggctctaatttttttttttttcttctctttgttgaaaacaaaattaatttccatttctatttactttttacttttttggtttaCATGGATAAGTTGCATTAattctttatgtttttgggtTATACAATTTATTTTCGAAATTAAATAAGCCAATGAGACCAACCAAGGGAACCCCACATTCGAGCTGTTAATCAAATTTTACAGTACATCAAAGGAAACCCAGGTCAAGGATCattatttccctttttttatcCAAATTGTAGCTCAAAGCCTTTTCTGACTTAAGATTGGGTTTGGGTCAGTTGTCCCTAAGACAAGGAGGTCCATCACTGGGTACTGTCTTTCATGAGCAATTTTCTTATCTCTTGGAAATCCAAGAAGCAAAATAGTGTTATGGTCATTTGCAGAAGTGAAGTATAGAGCAATGACTTAACTATTTGTGAGTGAATTTGGTTATTATATCTAGTTCCTGACTTGTCTATATCACACCCGTAGAGTCATAGACTGTTTTGTTGTTCTGTGACAATCAAGTTGCCTTTCACATAGCAGCTATAACCTTGTGTTTCACGAGGGAGCGCTGTATATTGAGATGGATTGTCATTTGGTCATGGACAAAATTCAAGAGGTAATTATTCGAACGTTGCATGTTTCTTGCTCCAATCAAATAGTCAGTGGTGGCGCCACGTTCAGTTCAGGGTGTTTCCAAGAATACTctgacttggaaaaaaaaattatatataataattaattttttttatttgtttaccctttaaaaaaaattaggaacaccctcaaataaaaaaaaattatttgttctactttcaagcaaaaaaaaaaaagcccaaaaaaaatttttgaactaaaatctgaaaaaaaaaaaattgtaatagagcAAGCCCACTAGggaaaaaaaagcccaacatcaatcATAAACAACAAATGGTAAAGCAAAcccaatcaaagaaaaaaataaggtaaAGCAAACCCAACAGATTACAGATGGCAGCAAACCcagatttctcaaaaaaaaaaaaaaaaaaaaaaaaaaaaccaaccaaccCAATATACTGAAATCAGAAACCAACGGACGGCGCAACCAAACACTAATAGatgttgaaagaaagaaagtaacctaacctaaagaaaaaaacctaacccaatatactaaaatcaaaAACCAACGGACAACAACAACCAACGGACAACGCCTCCGCCTCAAGTAACAAAGCACATCGGTCATCACATCGGGCCTCAAACTTGAGCTCCAAAAGGACCAGAACACATCAAGCATCGGAGATCGGAGATTGGTCCGATCAGATTGGAGATCGGTCTTCCTCGCCTCAACGTGCTACTCGACGGTGCTGCCCCTTAGCCTCAGGCCTCCCTACTCCCTCAACCTCAAGGTATTTTATCTTTACACttaacttctctctctttttctctcttacatATACATGTTATTGGGTTAATGGGTTTCTCTCTGtcttagtctctctctctttatctgaagaatgaaagtgaaatgaaatgagactctctctttctctttaagACTTTATTTGAATCTCTTTGAACTATGATTGGCTGATTGCTTAGCTTTACtttataactttattaatatttgcccctgtttttggctttatccgttggtgttggtgtttgtgagatacaattaattttcttttagtgtATTGTGATTTATGATTGTGAATTTATTTGATTGACTCTTGTGATTGGAGGCCATGGGGCTTGTGTGTTGAGTGGGGGGTGGATGGGGGCATGGGGTCGGGGTGAgatatttgaattgggggaAGTAAATGGTGTGTGCTAGTGCAACtaattaacaattatttaattaagtaataattaattgggggaagcaactaataaacaataattaataatttaattaaccaatacattataaaagacaaacaaattaaattatgctaggctaaacaacaattaataattttacaattaatgaaacaataatataacaaattatagtttataaaagaccaacaaattaataaaacaactaaacaataataattaataattttattaatatttcaaatgaacttatagtttattgtttattcttttgctagaattatagacaaatatttgataagaaaaccacaTACCCAAGATTCATCTCCTGCACAAGAtttatcttcatcttctaagcgAATTTGTGTTGACTTTAACTTAGAAAATCTTCCTTTAGATCCTGGGCTAAGAGAAAAGATATCATCTTATCATCCTAATAATcatgatgaaataagaagatattatttacaaaaaggcCCTTGTCAACTTGTTTTCCAAAACGATGATTACCCTCTAATAGATTTTTCTAGAAAGTCCCATCGATTTAGATCCGAATGGTATGTAAATAGAAAGTGGTTGGAATATAGTATAGACAAGGATGtactattttgtttatattgctaCTTATTTGGGCAAGATGTTGTAAGCAAGAAGGAGGTGAGACTTTTGTAATGAAGGGATTCAAACTCTGGAATTAGAAAGAGAAGTTAAATTCCCATGTTGGAGGAGTTAATAGTGCTCATAACCAAACTGTCAAGAAGAGTGAAGATCTAATGAAGGAAAAGCAACACATTCATAGTGTTTTGGTTAAGCaatcaaatcaagataaaattgaatatcGGGTTCAATTACATGTAATAGTTGATTGCATAAGATTCCTTTTATGCTGGGGATTAGCTTTTCGTGGTCACGATGAATCTCAAGGTTCAAGTGATAAAGGAAATTTTCTTGAACTTCTACAATTTTTAAGGGATCACAATGAATCTATCAATGAAGTGTTGCAAAAAGCTCCAAAAAATTGCAAACTTACTCACCATGAAATTCAAAAAGATATTGTGAATGCAATTGCATGTGAAACAtccaaagccatcatcaagGATTTTGAcaatgagttttcttttttcaatattaGTTGATGAGTCATGTGATATCTCAGTGAAAGAGCAAATGACACTCGTTCTTCgttatgttaaaaaaaaggaattattatAGAGTGGTTTCTTGGTATTGTACATGTAGCAAGTACCACTGCTTTGTCACTCAAATATGCTATCGAATATTTACTTTGTGAACATAATTTGAGTTTATCGAAACTACATGGGTAAGGTTATGATGGTGCTAGTAATATGCAAGATGATATCAATGgtctcaaaactttaattttgaaagagaataagTCAGCATTTTATGTCCATTGTTTGGCTCATCAACTTCAATTGACACTTGTTGCCATtgctaaaaatcatattaacattgctgaatttttttatgtggttagTAATTTAGTAATTGTTGTTAGAGGCTCTTGTAAGAGATGAGATGCTCTTCGAGATGCacaatttgtcaaaattaaagaagaattaGAGAATGGTGTACGTAGAAGTGGGCAAGGTTTGAATCAAGAGAAAAATCTTAAACGTCCTAGTGATACACATTGGGGATCATATTATGAGACTATTCtcaacttgattttgatgttctctGTTGTTGTTGATATACTCGAgattattgaagaagatggcATCTTCAACCAAAAAGTTGAAGCTCGATCTATTATGAGGTTAATTCtatcttttgaatttgtctttgctCTACACTTGATGAGTTATCAATagcattgcaaaaaaaaaaaaaaaaaaaaaaaaaagatatagtaAATGCTATAGATCTTGTTAAAGTGTCTAAGCAATGATTGCAAGTGATGAGAGATGATGAATGGATATCTTCATTGACTGAAGTGTCTTCATTTTGTACCACACATGATATTCCTATCTTGAATATGGATGAAATATTTGTAGTTAGTGGGAGGCTGCGACACAAcacccaacaaaatacaaatttatatcaTTATCGTGTTAAGTTATTCTACACAGTCATAGATATGCAATTTCGAGAGCTTAACAACTATTTTTCAGAGGCGAATATTGATTTGCTACTTTGTATGGTTTGCTTGAATCCAAGTAATTCATTTGTGATTTTTGATAAGGAAAAGTTGATACGTCTAGCAAAGTTCTATCCATCTGGTTTTCTTAGGGCAAATATCTTGGTACTTGACTCTCAACTTcagaattatatttttgatatgCACAGCAATGACTTTTTTTAGAGCTTCAAGGAGTTAGTGAACTTTCTAAAAAGTTAGTGAACATAGGGATGCATGAGATTTATCCATTAGTCTCTTTACTTGTGAAGTTAGTTTTGACCATTTCTGTCGCTACTGCAACagtagaaagaagtttttcagcaatgaaatatataaagaatgaacTGTGTAATCGAATGGGAGATCAGTGGATGATtgattgcttggttgtgtatattgaaagagatgtaacttgtaacattgataatgagactatcatgcaacgatttcaaaatatgaaaactcgtagaaggcaattgtaaactttatgtatttacgatttttattttttatttttgttgttgttatcaatatatgaatttcactttttattagattgtgtaatttatgtttcttaagGAACACTCTaagaaaaattcctagagccacCACTGCAAATAGCAGATATAATGACCAAAGCCTTGGGGTTTCTTCTATTTTCAGTTCTTGTTAGCAAGATGGGAATCCATAATTTGTACTCCTTTTCCTcaacaaaaaatacaataaataaataaataaataaaagaaaagaaaattgtactCCTTACCTTGAGGGAATGTTAAAGATGACAAATCAAGATCAAGAAGATGAAGTGTCTTGTGGTGTAGAaccaattttaaattaaaatcatatctaCATATAGCAAAGATATTTGACTTTTGGTTGGCATTATAATATTGtgctagggatggcaattttgcgCAGCTTTGCTTCGCCCAGAACAAATTTTCCTTACCTTGCAAAAGTGGTGGGATGGGGGAAGATTTTAGCCCATGTCATGAAGCGGGGTGGGGATGAGTTTAGATATTTTAACCACGCCCTGCCCCTCCCCACCTCATCCCTGCCTTGCCTCACGTTAATAAGGgctataattgtaaatttttcataccctaaatcCCTACatttaaacaaacaaatcaatac
Protein-coding regions in this window:
- the LOC115989760 gene encoding gibberellin 2-beta-dioxygenase 8, with protein sequence MNLESYPPLFSELSNQEEYLSSDHHQKVDTVDSIIIKPVVQDSDPIPVIDLQSLSLDELGEACKDWGLFRLVNHGVPPSLLNQLQDHAKTLYSLPFQSKQALFTTPTSYFWGTPALTPSGAPLSRGPQKINWVEGFNIPISQLSQLQPLHPVLASFRLLLEDYGKHLARLAKTIYEAMAMKLKLDEEQSKSNLSESTGNIRVYRYPSCSIPDTAWGIDVHTDSSVLSILYECEVGGLEVLRDDEWFQVKPICNALIVNLGDMMQAISNDNYKSVKHRVKLNKHKERISICYFVFPDEDSVIRSSKYKPFTYNDFRAQVQEDIKTHGFKLGLESFKLSEAL